The following nucleotide sequence is from Thermanaerothrix sp..
TTGGGGCCAGATGCGCCCGTCCTAAAGGGGCTTTCCAAAACCCGGCCACTTATGGATAATGGCCCCCAAACGGGATCGCCACGCCCTAAGCTTAGCGGCGGCTTGAGCCGCAGGAGCCACGGGGGAAGGCCATAGAGGGCTTGATTCAAGACAGCGTCAGGGGGATGAGGGATGGATCTGGAGAGGATACGGGCACTGCGGGATGACATAGACCGGATAGACCAGGAGCTGATGGAGCTGATCTTAAGGCGCCTTGAGGTGGCAAGGGAGATAGGGGCCGCCAAGGGGGGGCTTGGGGTCTACGACCCCCGGAGGGAAGAGGCGCTGGTAAAGAGGCTTGCGGAGGCGAACCCGCACCTTGGGGAGTCCCTGATCCGGGCGGTGATGGGGGAGATAATGGGGGCCTGCAGGGCCGTGCAGGGGCCCTTTCGGGTGGCGGTGATGGGTCCTAAGTGGTCCCACTCCCACGAGGTGGCGGCCAGGGTCTTCGGCGCATCGGCGGAGATGCTGTTTACAAGCTGTCTCTTATACACATCT
It contains:
- a CDS encoding chorismate mutase, with protein sequence MDLERIRALRDDIDRIDQELMELILRRLEVAREIGAAKGGLGVYDPRREEALVKRLAEANPHLGESLIRAVMGEIMGACRAVQGPFRVAVMGPKWSHSHEVAARVFGASAEMLFTSCLLYTS